A window of the Desulforapulum autotrophicum HRM2 genome harbors these coding sequences:
- a CDS encoding EscU/YscU/HrcU family type III secretion system export apparatus switch protein, producing the protein MGKKKAVALKYDRAAGSSPKVTAKGSGIVAQKIIDIAEQHDVPVKKDPDLVEVLAGLDINQEIPQEIYVAVAELLAFVYSINKNRPKP; encoded by the coding sequence ATGGGAAAAAAAAAGGCAGTCGCACTTAAATACGATCGTGCTGCAGGTTCCTCACCCAAGGTTACGGCCAAGGGATCGGGGATTGTTGCACAAAAGATCATTGACATCGCTGAACAGCACGATGTCCCCGTAAAAAAGGACCCTGATCTTGTGGAGGTGCTGGCAGGGCTTGATATTAACCAGGAGATTCCCCAGGAGATCTATGTTGCCGTGGCAGAGCTGCTGGCCTTTGTTTACAGCATCAACAAAAACCGCCCAAAACCCTAG
- the flgG gene encoding flagellar basal-body rod protein FlgG: MIRALWTSATGMNAQQIQTDVVANNLANSSTAGFKKSRANFQDLMYQTMLVAGATTPGGGQIPTGIQVGMGVRPSGVQKIFTQGDYSQTGNELDFVIQGDGFFRVLHGDEELYTRAGNFTLDSEGFITTNSGDRLQPEISIPVEATLISLQDNGTLTVTGADDTILATEQVNLSSFVNPAGLFAVGENLFRQTEGSGPATEGIPGDAPLGTVANNFLEMSNVSVVEEMVNMIVGQRAYEANSKSIQTADTMLGLANGLKR, encoded by the coding sequence ATGATAAGAGCGCTATGGACTTCGGCAACGGGCATGAACGCCCAGCAGATACAGACGGATGTGGTGGCCAATAACCTTGCCAACTCGAGCACGGCAGGGTTCAAGAAGAGTAGGGCCAATTTTCAGGATCTCATGTACCAGACCATGCTGGTGGCAGGCGCTACAACCCCTGGCGGTGGTCAGATTCCCACGGGAATTCAGGTGGGCATGGGGGTCAGACCTTCGGGGGTGCAGAAGATCTTCACCCAGGGTGATTACAGCCAGACCGGCAACGAGCTCGATTTTGTGATCCAGGGGGATGGATTCTTCAGGGTCCTCCACGGGGACGAAGAGTTGTATACCCGGGCCGGCAACTTTACCCTGGACAGCGAGGGATTCATCACCACCAACTCGGGTGACCGGCTCCAGCCTGAGATCTCCATTCCAGTGGAGGCCACCCTGATCAGCCTCCAGGACAACGGCACGCTGACCGTCACCGGCGCTGACGATACCATCCTTGCAACTGAGCAGGTGAATCTGTCGTCGTTTGTGAACCCAGCCGGGTTGTTTGCCGTGGGGGAGAATCTGTTCAGGCAGACCGAGGGCTCCGGCCCCGCCACCGAGGGCATTCCCGGTGATGCGCCCCTTGGAACGGTTGCCAATAATTTTCTTGAAATGTCCAATGTGAGCGTTGTCGAAGAGATGGTGAACATGATCGTGGGCCAGCGGGCCTATGAGGCAAATTCCAAATCCATCCAGACGGCAGATACCATGTTAGGTCTTGCCAACGGGCTCAAACGATAA
- a CDS encoding flagellar basal body-associated FliL family protein: protein MSKSGSDDDILISQDDIDTLLNDSSFDGAESLFDLGEDAAEDEMGALSQDDIDNLLNTSSEVFDSPEDDGVSDLDDDDLELVSQEDIDRLMKSAMPDGGEDIAPLGDGKIMAGASSVQAGPGTAREMSLDGESVIDESQAVSIEENLVTQETIDRLLAGEAESGAAFESEPEPDLGVEPELDLEKDRGIEPLSEPEPEPDLVAELPVELGVEPAPLSGDETIAQTDIDDLLRDDLPEEDSDVNDLISQDDIDELLRSSEEEDEDIIGALDSPPTGDADGELPLEEDLQVVLEEVREPVTQAVESPPDDPVPAGKWYQSKKIMVAGLAVCLVLVALPVAYFMFFGEKEPRVIPGPRQVADVPKTVAPEAVSVQGDLPRGDDVLSGPGNMVLENFVVLVPGGKVEFVYVTASVSIDYSDARAATEINSHLALYRDIIFEAMDRALASEKIDKVTEADLLDKIKEALNRSLPGRYVEQVQFKVFSTG from the coding sequence ATGTCTAAATCCGGCAGTGATGATGATATCCTGATCTCCCAGGATGATATTGACACCCTGCTGAACGATTCGTCTTTTGATGGTGCGGAATCCCTTTTTGACCTGGGGGAAGATGCGGCAGAAGATGAAATGGGAGCCCTTTCCCAGGATGACATCGATAATCTTCTGAATACGTCATCCGAGGTGTTTGATTCTCCTGAAGACGATGGGGTGTCGGATCTGGATGACGATGATCTGGAATTGGTTTCCCAGGAGGATATTGACCGGCTCATGAAATCTGCCATGCCCGATGGGGGTGAAGATATCGCCCCTCTGGGGGACGGAAAAATCATGGCCGGGGCGTCGTCGGTCCAGGCGGGGCCTGGGACGGCCCGTGAAATGTCTCTGGATGGGGAAAGCGTTATTGATGAATCCCAGGCAGTGTCCATTGAGGAGAACCTGGTCACCCAGGAGACAATTGACAGACTCTTGGCCGGGGAAGCGGAATCCGGGGCAGCATTTGAATCAGAACCTGAACCGGACCTGGGGGTTGAGCCTGAACTGGACCTGGAAAAGGATCGGGGAATTGAGCCACTTTCAGAACCAGAACCGGAACCGGACCTGGTGGCAGAATTGCCGGTTGAGCTTGGGGTTGAACCTGCACCGCTGTCCGGGGATGAGACCATTGCCCAGACCGACATTGATGACCTTCTCAGGGATGACCTGCCTGAAGAGGATTCCGACGTGAATGACCTCATCTCCCAGGACGACATTGATGAGCTCCTGCGAAGTTCTGAAGAGGAGGATGAGGATATCATTGGCGCCCTTGACAGCCCCCCAACGGGGGATGCAGATGGGGAACTGCCCCTTGAAGAAGATCTCCAGGTGGTTCTGGAAGAGGTAAGAGAGCCTGTAACTCAGGCCGTTGAATCGCCCCCTGACGACCCCGTACCTGCCGGGAAATGGTATCAATCCAAAAAAATCATGGTGGCCGGTCTGGCGGTTTGCCTGGTTCTGGTCGCCCTGCCTGTGGCTTATTTCATGTTTTTTGGAGAAAAGGAGCCCAGGGTGATTCCAGGGCCCCGACAGGTGGCTGATGTCCCAAAAACCGTGGCGCCTGAGGCCGTAAGTGTTCAAGGAGATCTGCCCCGGGGTGATGACGTTTTGTCAGGCCCGGGGAATATGGTCCTGGAAAATTTTGTTGTGCTGGTGCCGGGAGGAAAGGTTGAGTTTGTCTATGTCACGGCCAGTGTTTCCATTGATTACTCGGATGCAAGGGCTGCAACCGAGATTAACAGCCACCTGGCCCTTTACAGGGATATTATTTTTGAAGCCATGGATCGGGCCCTTGCTTCGGAAAAGATCGATAAGGTTACAGAGGCGGATCTTTTGGACAAGATAAAAGAGGCCTTAAACCGTTCCCTGCCGGGCAGGTATGTGGAACAGGTTCAGTTTAAGGTCTTCAGCACTGGATAG
- the flhB gene encoding flagellar biosynthesis protein FlhB yields MAEDPGGGGEKTEGASSKKLEKAREEGQVAKSTEVPSVVVLLAGVLALNAFAFFIYQRLILVLQDGLSFTGIPLSNDVAVVHLLFVATQRLFIILGPLLLAVFVAALVSNIFQVGFVLSWKAVAPKFSRIDPIKGFAQKFSSRALMEFLKSILKIAIIFGVTYMVVKSEVENIIRLYDHGVAAILLYVLKVSLEIFIKVILVMAVLAAIDFAFQRWKFMEDQKMTKQEVKDEHKQAEGDPQVKARIRQLQATAARKRMMSDVPEADVVVTNPTRLAIAIRYDGMTMNAPTIVAKGAGAVAANIRRIAEESNVPLVENKALARNLYKIVEVGQEVPTEEFQAVAELLAQVYKLKGRTL; encoded by the coding sequence ATGGCTGAAGATCCAGGCGGCGGCGGAGAGAAAACTGAAGGTGCAAGTTCCAAAAAGCTCGAAAAGGCAAGGGAAGAGGGACAGGTTGCCAAGAGTACCGAAGTCCCTTCGGTGGTGGTTCTCCTGGCCGGGGTCCTTGCACTTAATGCCTTTGCCTTTTTTATTTACCAGCGGCTGATCCTGGTCCTGCAGGATGGCCTTTCCTTTACCGGGATTCCTCTTTCTAATGATGTGGCGGTGGTGCATCTTTTGTTTGTGGCCACCCAGCGACTGTTCATCATTCTGGGTCCACTGCTTCTGGCGGTCTTTGTTGCTGCCCTTGTCTCAAATATCTTCCAGGTGGGGTTTGTCCTTTCCTGGAAGGCCGTTGCACCCAAATTCTCCCGTATCGACCCCATCAAGGGATTTGCCCAGAAGTTCTCATCCCGGGCGCTCATGGAATTTTTAAAGAGCATTCTCAAGATTGCCATTATTTTCGGGGTCACCTATATGGTCGTTAAATCCGAGGTGGAAAATATCATCCGACTCTATGACCACGGTGTGGCGGCCATTCTTCTCTATGTCCTCAAGGTTTCCCTTGAAATTTTCATCAAGGTGATTCTTGTCATGGCGGTTCTGGCCGCGATCGATTTTGCGTTCCAGCGCTGGAAGTTCATGGAAGACCAGAAAATGACCAAACAGGAGGTCAAGGACGAGCACAAGCAGGCAGAAGGAGACCCACAGGTCAAGGCAAGAATCCGCCAACTCCAGGCAACTGCGGCAAGAAAAAGAATGATGAGCGACGTTCCCGAGGCGGATGTGGTGGTGACCAACCCAACCCGGCTTGCCATTGCCATCCGATATGACGGTATGACCATGAATGCGCCAACGATCGTGGCCAAGGGGGCTGGAGCCGTTGCCGCCAATATCAGAAGGATTGCCGAAGAATCCAATGTTCCCCTGGTTGAAAATAAAGCGTTGGCCCGGAATTTGTATAAGATTGTTGAGGTAGGCCAGGAGGTGCCCACGGAAGAATTCCAGGCCGTGGCAGAACTCCTTGCCCAGGTATACAAACTCAAGGGCAGAACCCTCTAG
- a CDS encoding flagellar hook-basal body protein → MILEMTRPVQGGLRQERKLEVTSNHLANVDTAGFKKDVVSFDSMFKAALNTDLTQAGVKHTGNPLDLALSDEGFFKVETPSGVRYTRNGVFSLNADNVLVDQNGDAVLGQNGPITITAGTVEINGTGEIRGDGAVIDQLDIVTFDTLDLLQKEGANNFVFTGDTNLEVAPANVGVVQGSLELSSVKAVEEMVNMIDHHRMYETFQKMMMTFDEVDDKAINSLGKLQ, encoded by the coding sequence ATGATTCTTGAAATGACACGGCCGGTTCAAGGCGGGCTCCGCCAGGAGCGAAAGCTTGAGGTGACATCCAACCATCTTGCCAATGTGGATACGGCCGGATTTAAAAAGGATGTTGTCAGCTTTGACAGTATGTTCAAGGCGGCCCTTAACACCGATCTTACCCAGGCAGGCGTGAAACATACGGGCAACCCCCTTGATCTTGCCCTGTCCGACGAGGGGTTTTTCAAGGTCGAAACCCCTTCCGGGGTGAGATATACCCGAAACGGGGTCTTTTCCCTGAACGCGGACAATGTGCTGGTGGACCAGAACGGGGATGCCGTCCTTGGTCAAAACGGGCCCATTACCATTACTGCCGGAACCGTTGAGATCAATGGTACAGGCGAGATTCGGGGCGATGGTGCCGTTATCGACCAACTGGACATTGTTACATTTGATACCCTTGACCTGCTTCAGAAGGAGGGGGCCAATAATTTTGTCTTTACGGGCGACACCAACCTTGAAGTTGCGCCGGCCAATGTCGGCGTTGTCCAGGGCTCCCTTGAACTTTCCAGTGTCAAGGCCGTGGAGGAGATGGTCAACATGATCGACCACCACAGGATGTACGAGACCTTTCAGAAGATGATGATGACCTTTGACGAGGTGGATGATAAGGCCATCAACAGTCTGGGTAAACTCCAGTAA
- the flhA gene encoding flagellar biosynthesis protein FlhA: MAAEATGILAGLKRESSDIAMIFALIGILMAMILPIPPIFLDFFLALSITFAVIVLITTMYTKAPLDFFIFPSMLLVLTLFRLSLNVASTRLILLHGSEGPLAAGSIIMSFGNFVVGGNYVVGMIIFIILVLINFMVITKGAGRIAEVAARFTLDAMPGKQMAIDADLNAGMIDEVEAGQRRRGVAKESEFHGAMDGASKFVRGDAIAGIIITMINIAGGFIIGVVQQGMPMADALANYTLLTVGDGLVSQIPALLISTAAGLLVSRSGSENRMGKEFATHLLSSTTPVYVGSVIVFCFGLVPGLPAFPFMTLSLLLGGGCWYFVGRHGAVEEDAEIGTAPEDEAEDGGPEEVDHLLTMDTIELEVGYGLIPLVDKQQDGTLLGRIRAIRRQFASELGIVIPPIHIRDNLKLSPAQYRVMIKGVEAAGTELMVNHLLAMDPGGTAQPMEGIATTEPAFHLPALWIPQDKEDAAKFAGYTVVDNSTVIATHLTEIIRNNAYDLLGRQEVQHLLDNLAKTTPKAVEELVPNLLSIGVVQKVLQNLLRERISIRNLLTIVETLADYAPMGKDPDLLTEYVRQKIAKGMLASFYGANKTLQVITLDREVEDLLGKNIKHTEHGSYLALDPKIAEKIIASASTAVEKQLASDVQPVIMCSPGLRRHFRKLIEHALPSVFVISHAEIVDDINLQAGGKVKLQ; encoded by the coding sequence ATGGCAGCTGAAGCAACGGGAATCCTGGCCGGTTTAAAAAGGGAATCTTCCGACATTGCAATGATCTTTGCCCTGATCGGTATTCTCATGGCCATGATTCTGCCCATCCCTCCGATTTTTCTTGATTTTTTTCTGGCCCTGAGCATCACCTTTGCCGTTATCGTGCTGATCACCACCATGTACACCAAGGCACCGCTGGATTTTTTCATCTTTCCGTCCATGCTCCTGGTGTTGACTCTCTTCAGGTTGTCCCTGAACGTTGCCTCCACAAGGCTGATCCTGCTCCACGGCAGTGAAGGCCCCCTGGCCGCAGGATCCATCATCATGAGCTTTGGCAACTTTGTGGTGGGTGGCAACTATGTGGTGGGAATGATTATTTTCATTATCCTGGTGCTGATCAACTTCATGGTTATTACAAAGGGTGCTGGCAGAATTGCAGAGGTTGCAGCCCGTTTCACCCTGGACGCCATGCCGGGCAAGCAGATGGCCATTGATGCAGATTTAAACGCCGGTATGATTGACGAGGTCGAGGCTGGGCAACGGCGACGGGGTGTTGCAAAGGAGTCTGAATTCCACGGGGCCATGGACGGTGCCAGCAAGTTTGTCAGGGGGGATGCCATTGCCGGCATCATTATCACCATGATCAACATTGCCGGCGGGTTTATCATCGGTGTGGTTCAGCAGGGCATGCCCATGGCCGATGCCCTTGCTAACTATACCCTCTTAACCGTGGGGGACGGTCTTGTGTCCCAGATTCCAGCCCTGCTCATCTCCACGGCCGCCGGTCTTCTGGTGTCTCGATCCGGTTCTGAAAACCGCATGGGAAAAGAGTTTGCCACCCATCTTCTCTCTTCGACAACACCCGTTTATGTGGGGTCGGTGATTGTTTTCTGCTTCGGCCTTGTACCGGGGCTTCCCGCCTTTCCTTTCATGACCCTTTCCCTTCTTCTCGGTGGCGGGTGCTGGTATTTTGTGGGCAGACACGGGGCTGTCGAGGAAGACGCCGAGATCGGCACTGCACCCGAAGATGAGGCAGAGGACGGAGGCCCGGAAGAGGTGGACCACCTCCTGACCATGGACACCATTGAACTTGAGGTCGGGTACGGGCTTATTCCCCTGGTGGACAAGCAGCAGGACGGCACCCTTCTGGGTCGAATTCGGGCCATTCGGCGTCAGTTTGCAAGTGAGCTGGGCATTGTCATTCCACCGATTCACATAAGGGACAATCTCAAGCTCAGTCCGGCCCAGTACCGGGTGATGATCAAGGGTGTGGAGGCTGCCGGGACCGAGCTCATGGTCAATCATCTGCTTGCCATGGATCCGGGCGGGACGGCCCAGCCCATGGAGGGTATTGCCACCACGGAACCCGCCTTTCACCTGCCGGCATTGTGGATTCCCCAGGACAAAGAGGATGCTGCCAAGTTTGCAGGTTACACGGTGGTGGACAACTCAACGGTGATCGCCACCCATCTTACCGAGATCATCAGAAACAACGCCTATGATCTTCTGGGCCGCCAGGAGGTGCAGCACCTGCTGGACAACCTTGCCAAAACAACCCCCAAGGCCGTTGAGGAACTGGTACCCAATCTTCTTTCCATCGGCGTTGTTCAAAAGGTGCTCCAGAATCTGTTGCGCGAACGGATTTCCATCAGGAATCTGTTGACCATTGTGGAGACCCTTGCGGATTACGCACCCATGGGCAAGGACCCGGACCTGCTGACCGAATATGTCCGCCAGAAAATTGCAAAGGGCATGCTTGCCTCGTTTTACGGGGCAAACAAAACCCTCCAGGTGATCACCCTGGACCGGGAGGTTGAAGATCTTCTGGGCAAGAACATCAAACACACGGAACACGGCTCCTATCTTGCCCTTGATCCAAAGATTGCAGAGAAGATCATCGCCTCAGCATCAACAGCGGTAGAAAAACAACTTGCTTCGGATGTACAGCCTGTTATCATGTGTTCACCGGGCTTAAGGCGCCATTTTCGGAAGTTGATTGAACATGCCCTGCCGTCGGTGTTTGTGATTTCCCATGCGGAGATCGTGGATGACATCAACCTGCAGGCAGGAGGAAAGGTCAAGCTGCAATGA
- a CDS encoding MinD/ParA family protein — protein sequence MDQVDQASGLRTIVESNTLSRGRTASRAPGRRSMPRVVAVTSGKGGVGKSHCVGSLALALTKLGKRVVVVDADVGLANIDILFNLRPRYNIGHILSGEKKLKQVIVTTDHGVKIIPGGSGFANLTQLSDGEKLNLLSEFEALEEMADFVLVDTGAGISSNVLYFNVASDENIVIATREPTSITDAYALMKVLSRDHGIKYFKLVVNMVKSEREAKSVYASLSGAIDKFLGNVVLEYFGYIPMDENLQKAVLKRSTVVEYAPQSPSAMSIGGLAQKMAESKLRPGSDGNIKFFMGRILDLDPAR from the coding sequence GTGGATCAGGTGGATCAGGCAAGCGGGCTTAGAACAATTGTAGAATCAAACACCCTGTCAAGGGGCCGGACGGCATCAAGGGCACCGGGTCGTCGGTCGATGCCAAGGGTGGTTGCCGTGACAAGCGGTAAGGGAGGTGTCGGCAAAAGCCATTGCGTGGGAAGCCTTGCCCTTGCCCTGACAAAACTGGGAAAACGGGTGGTGGTTGTGGATGCCGATGTGGGACTTGCCAACATTGACATTCTTTTCAACCTGAGGCCGCGCTACAACATTGGCCACATCCTGAGCGGGGAGAAAAAACTCAAACAGGTGATTGTGACAACCGACCATGGGGTGAAGATCATTCCCGGTGGTAGCGGGTTTGCCAATCTTACCCAGCTTTCAGACGGTGAAAAGCTCAACCTCTTGTCTGAATTTGAGGCCCTGGAGGAGATGGCTGACTTTGTTCTTGTGGACACGGGGGCTGGGATCTCGTCAAATGTGCTCTATTTTAATGTGGCTTCAGACGAGAACATCGTCATTGCAACCCGGGAGCCGACTTCGATCACCGATGCCTATGCGTTGATGAAGGTGCTTTCAAGGGATCACGGTATCAAGTATTTTAAACTTGTGGTAAACATGGTAAAGTCTGAACGAGAGGCCAAATCTGTTTACGCTTCCCTTAGCGGCGCCATTGATAAATTCCTGGGAAATGTTGTGCTTGAATATTTTGGATACATTCCCATGGATGAGAATCTTCAAAAGGCCGTTCTCAAGCGAAGTACGGTTGTTGAATATGCGCCCCAATCACCTTCGGCAATGAGCATTGGGGGGCTGGCTCAAAAAATGGCGGAATCAAAACTAAGACCGGGATCCGATGGGAATATTAAATTTTTCATGGGGCGAATTCTTGACCTTGACCCTGCCAGGTGA
- the fliK gene encoding flagellar hook-length control protein FliK, which yields MNSGVQIFSPELFRQLKGGEKAVLPALGDGRIVDATVLKVLSPTRAELMVAGKRLVAETSILLTPGQTLELKVTGEGGFEIVKPMTETVRAPLLIPGRLSAAFGSLTDKSPFSHLAALVSSETGASVLDSELAPLKDLLMSTALKSETPDPGFILRVLEKIAILREKGQAMLSLSDPGNEEILKPVGKFIDAMEKFQMLNSQSSDMARYLIPFSIFSSEAFTFGQLFFDLGEKKDKARSENHRLVKASLFLDMTNLGALRVDLSVLNKEITASFQVADEDVVSFVRTMVPTLRQRLTTQGFKVLQVTCTRGTPEMISQASIAEQFVNQETSNLDLMV from the coding sequence GTGAACTCCGGGGTGCAGATTTTCTCTCCCGAGCTCTTCAGGCAGCTCAAGGGCGGGGAAAAAGCTGTCCTGCCCGCCCTTGGTGACGGCCGTATTGTTGACGCCACTGTTCTCAAGGTTTTATCACCCACCCGGGCTGAGCTCATGGTGGCAGGCAAACGGTTGGTGGCTGAGACCTCGATTCTTCTGACGCCCGGGCAGACCCTGGAGTTGAAGGTGACGGGGGAGGGGGGCTTTGAGATCGTGAAACCCATGACTGAAACGGTTCGAGCGCCTTTGTTGATTCCGGGTCGTCTGTCTGCGGCTTTTGGCTCACTGACCGACAAGAGTCCGTTTTCACACCTTGCAGCACTTGTTTCGTCCGAAACCGGCGCTTCCGTGTTAGACTCTGAACTTGCTCCGTTGAAGGATCTGCTCATGTCCACCGCCCTTAAATCTGAAACCCCGGACCCTGGGTTTATTCTCCGTGTACTGGAAAAGATTGCAATCTTGCGGGAAAAGGGCCAGGCAATGCTCTCCCTTTCTGACCCGGGAAACGAGGAGATACTCAAACCGGTTGGGAAATTCATCGACGCCATGGAAAAATTTCAGATGCTCAACAGCCAATCTTCGGATATGGCTCGGTATCTGATTCCCTTTTCCATTTTCAGTTCAGAGGCCTTCACCTTTGGCCAGCTTTTTTTTGATCTTGGCGAAAAAAAAGACAAGGCCCGTTCCGAAAATCATCGCCTGGTGAAGGCCTCTTTGTTTCTTGACATGACAAACCTGGGTGCCCTGCGGGTGGACCTTTCGGTTTTAAACAAAGAAATTACAGCATCTTTCCAGGTGGCAGATGAAGATGTTGTCTCTTTTGTCCGAACCATGGTGCCCACACTGCGGCAGCGGTTAACGACCCAGGGGTTCAAGGTGCTCCAGGTGACCTGCACCAGGGGGACCCCTGAAATGATTTCCCAGGCCTCCATTGCCGAACAGTTTGTGAACCAGGAAACCTCCAACCTGGACCTTATGGTGTAA
- a CDS encoding flagellar biosynthesis protein FlhF codes for MRVKNFRARTVQEAMASVKEELGPDAMILSTRRVPKSPRDPYAGQMFEIEAAPKTEPRKTAETHNPEDGFAPLREELAAIKDLISLVGFGNGLESLMADHSESAGLFAALLRTGVSEKKAKMLVKNACESMDGIYGKGSGNSALLKRYVLKECLRQVKTVDPFAEDQGVPGMPHAAAFVGPTGVGKTTTIAKLAARLKFQGKKNVGLISIDSYRMGAFEQLKSYGTIMGVMCVPAYNRDDLVKALERMGQMDVVLIDTAGHSPSDTPRMEEVAHVLDGGFKVSVHLVLSVTTGFFNMRESAKAFSALNPESYVFTKIDETRQCGKIMDQVGDLRLPISFVTNGQRVPEDLIVPTPQDLLGIMLGREQG; via the coding sequence ATGAGAGTAAAAAATTTTAGAGCTCGAACGGTTCAGGAGGCCATGGCATCGGTCAAGGAAGAACTGGGGCCGGACGCAATGATTCTTTCCACCCGCAGGGTCCCAAAGAGTCCCCGTGATCCCTATGCCGGGCAGATGTTTGAAATTGAAGCTGCCCCCAAGACCGAGCCCCGGAAAACTGCCGAAACCCATAACCCGGAGGACGGCTTTGCACCCCTCAGGGAGGAACTTGCCGCAATCAAGGATCTTATCTCCCTTGTGGGGTTCGGCAATGGTCTTGAATCGCTCATGGCGGATCATTCAGAATCAGCAGGGTTGTTTGCCGCCTTGCTGAGGACCGGGGTTTCGGAAAAAAAGGCGAAGATGCTGGTTAAAAATGCCTGTGAATCCATGGATGGCATTTACGGCAAAGGGTCTGGAAACAGCGCCCTGCTCAAGCGGTATGTGCTCAAAGAGTGTTTGCGGCAGGTCAAAACCGTGGACCCCTTTGCCGAAGATCAAGGCGTTCCGGGTATGCCCCATGCCGCAGCTTTTGTGGGTCCCACCGGTGTGGGCAAGACCACCACCATTGCAAAACTTGCGGCACGGCTTAAGTTCCAGGGGAAAAAAAATGTGGGACTCATCTCCATTGACAGCTATCGCATGGGGGCATTTGAACAGTTGAAGTCCTATGGAACCATCATGGGCGTCATGTGTGTTCCCGCCTATAACCGGGACGATCTGGTCAAGGCCCTGGAGCGAATGGGGCAGATGGATGTTGTGCTCATTGATACGGCAGGCCACAGTCCTTCGGATACCCCGAGGATGGAAGAAGTGGCCCATGTGCTCGACGGTGGCTTTAAGGTTTCGGTTCACCTTGTTCTAAGCGTGACAACCGGATTTTTCAATATGCGGGAATCGGCAAAGGCCTTTTCTGCATTGAATCCTGAATCCTACGTTTTTACAAAGATTGACGAAACGCGGCAATGTGGAAAAATAATGGATCAGGTGGGAGATTTGAGACTGCCCATCTCTTTTGTGACTAATGGGCAACGTGTCCCTGAGGACTTAATCGTTCCGACCCCCCAGGATCTTCTGGGAATCATGCTGGGCCGGGAACAGGGATAA
- a CDS encoding sigma-70 family RNA polymerase sigma factor has protein sequence MVKPYGNITGQRGGDREAMIVEYAFLVRQIASRFARRLPSSVLFDELVSAGSLGLIDAVDKFDSGKHVSLKTYAQYRIKGAILDELRSMDTYSRSMRKKIQDISRAVKAIEDKKKGPASDNEVAKLLEVPLESYYDMLTDIHGAAILSLDAFIRTGDNDTSSMTRFQAGIKGEHTPADLLDREELKGVLARAVTTLTEKEQLVVSLYYYEELTLKEIGEVLTLTESRICQIHTAILIKLKVKIKDYYGSSTSVEGS, from the coding sequence ATGGTAAAACCCTATGGGAATATAACAGGGCAAAGAGGGGGTGACCGGGAGGCGATGATTGTGGAGTACGCCTTTCTGGTGAGACAGATAGCGTCGCGTTTCGCCCGGAGGCTTCCATCCAGCGTGTTGTTTGACGAGCTTGTGAGTGCTGGTTCCCTCGGCCTCATTGATGCGGTGGACAAGTTCGATTCAGGCAAGCATGTCAGCCTTAAAACCTATGCCCAGTACCGAATAAAAGGCGCCATCCTGGACGAACTCAGAAGCATGGATACCTACTCCAGATCCATGAGAAAAAAGATTCAGGATATTTCAAGGGCGGTCAAGGCCATAGAGGACAAAAAAAAGGGGCCTGCATCGGACAATGAGGTGGCCAAACTCCTTGAAGTGCCCCTTGAGTCCTATTACGATATGCTCACAGACATCCATGGAGCCGCCATTCTGAGCCTTGACGCCTTTATCCGAACAGGGGATAATGATACCTCGTCCATGACACGATTTCAAGCAGGCATCAAGGGGGAGCACACGCCTGCCGATCTGCTTGACAGGGAGGAGCTTAAAGGTGTTCTTGCCAGAGCCGTTACGACCCTGACCGAAAAAGAGCAGCTGGTCGTATCCCTTTACTACTATGAGGAGCTCACCCTCAAGGAAATCGGTGAGGTGTTGACGCTCACGGAATCAAGGATCTGCCAGATACATACGGCCATCCTGATCAAGCTCAAGGTAAAAATCAAGGACTATTATGGAAGCAGCACTTCCGTTGAGGGGTCTTAA